Proteins encoded together in one Impatiens glandulifera chromosome 1, dImpGla2.1, whole genome shotgun sequence window:
- the LOC124943177 gene encoding uncharacterized protein LOC124943177: protein MSFSPLHFSPFCKLNSLLLNPNSRFKMGNFNIISSIILIFLLSLTLSPSSASTIYDVLRYHNLPIGLLPKGVTNFTVNSSTGRFQVLLPSACSAQFESQVRYDFNVSGTIRSGRIGNLSGMLAQDLFLWFPVKDIRVDVPDSGLIYFDVGVVRKQFPQSLFETPRDCTAEDPDSPPPDLLMFKDGDRIIKNKMKNRYRPKKELDVKHVSMAAS from the exons ATGTCCTTCTCTCCTCTTCACTTTTCCCCTTTTTGTAAACTTAATTCTCTTCTTCTAAACCCTAATTCCAGATTCAAAATGGGTAATTTCAATATCATCTCATCAATAattctcatttttcttctttcacTTACATTATCTCCATCATCCGCTTCAACAATCTACGATGTTCTTCGATACCATAACCTTCCAATCGGTCTTCTTCCAAAGGGTGTTACTAATTTCACTGTTAATTCATCTACCGGTCGATTCCAGGTTCTTTTGCCGTCTGCTTGTAGTGCTCAGTTTGAGTCTCAAGTGCGTTATGATTTTAATGTTTCTGGAACAATCCGATCTGGAAGAATTGGTAATTTATCTGGTATGTTAGCTCAAGACCTTTTCCTATGGTTTCCTGTTAAGGATATTCGTGTTGATGTTCCTGATTCTGGGCTCATTTACTTCGATGTTGGCGTTGTTCGTAAGCAATTTCCTCAATCTTTGTTTGAAACTCCGAGGGATTGTACTGCCGAGGATCCTGATTCTCCTCCTCCTGATCTTTTGATGTTTAAAGATGGTGATCGCATTATTAAG AATAAGATGAAGAATCGTTACAGGCCTAAGAAAGAACTTGATGTGAAGCATGTTTCCATGGCAGCTTCAtga